The nucleotide window GAATTATTAAGAATTTTTTAAGAAGATTCAGTTATTTATTAAAAGAAAAACCCGATCTCAATGGATCAGGCTTTGCCTTCAAGGCTGAACTGATTGGTGATTTCAGATAATGACGTGGCCAGGCTATTCAGCTTCATGCCGATTTGATCAGTCGCTTCCATCTGGTCGACTTGGCCCTCACTTGCTACTAGCATTTCTTCTGCGCTTGCCAGGGTTTCCTGAGAGACGGAAAGGAAGCGGTCGGCTCCTTCAGCTAGTTGCGGAAGGGTGTTCTCAAGGTCTTTTAGTTCATTTTGCATAGAATGAATCCTGCTGCTCACGGCGGATATCCCGTTCATCAGTTCGTCGAAGGAAGTTTGTGAGCTGCTTGCCATCGATAAATTTGTATTGATTTTCGTGTGAATCTCATCAAATTCTGTGGTGGCACCTACCGTAATCTTCTCCATTTTTCCGATGGCCTGGGTAATTTCCTCAGCCGTTTTTGCGGATTGTTCGGCGAGACTGCCGACTTCATTGGCAACAACAGCAAAGCCTTTTCCAGCTTCCCCAGCCCGGGCTGCTTCAATCGAGGCATTGAGCGCGAGCAGTCTTGTCTGATCAGCAATCGCCTTTACCATGCCAACAAGTTTCGTAATCGAATGCGAGTATTCTTTTACCTGGCGGACTGTGCTGGCTAATTGTTTGAAGTCTGTTTCAAAAGAGTGAATCATTGTGATTAACTCCCTCAGGTTTTTTTCGCCGCTGGCCGCGGAAGTATTCATTGTGGCCGCACTGCTCAACACACTGTCCATATTCGTTACCATTGCTTCAATCATATCCTTCATATCAGTAAAGCTTCGAACGCTTGTCTCTGAGCTGGCTGCGGTTTGTTCTGCTCCCGTTTTGACAAGATGGATGGCTGCGACGAGCTGCTGACTGCTTGCCAGCGAGCTTTGGGAAGAATCCATCAGCGAATTGCCGGTATTGCTTAACTCTTTTGTCGTTGCAGACAGTTCCGTAACCATTTTCATCATCTGCTCAATCATGCTGTTGTAGCTTTTTTGCAAAGAGTTGATTTCCGGGATTGAGGTCCGTATGACGGGAGCGCTTTGCAGATGGCCATCGCGGACTTTTTTCATCGTATTCCGAAGCTCGTTCAAAGGCTTCGTCAGTTTTTTGACAAACAGACTGATCATGATCGTCGCTGCTAATAGACTTATTATGATGACGATGATCGTAAAATAGGCCATTTCGTTAACGGGTCCCATATATGTACTGGTAGGAATCACAATCACATAAATCCCGTTGATTTCTTTCATTTCATTAAAAGCAATCGTGTAGTCGTCTCCATTGAATTCGGAGTGGAGCACCCCGTTCCTGTATTTTTGGATGGATTGAATTTGCTTATCAGAAAAGGTAAATGCAGACTTTTTGCTTGCGTTGAAAGGAGCAGCTTTTCCTTCTCGAATATAAAAGAAATCTGAAACCATTCCATCATCCTTAAGAGTTTTCTGCTGTAAGCGGACATTGGCCTCAAGCTGTTGTTTGAAATATTCTTCGTCACTTACATACACAAACTTCAAATTCTCGGCTATGAATCCGATTAATTGCGCTTCTCTTCCAAGGCGGTGCTCGACCGTCTCAACAGCCATATCCCTTGCTTTCACATAGGAACTGACACCCACGGTGATGACCGAAACCATCAGCAGGGAGAGGAATAAGAACAGAAGGCGAGTGCCCAGGGTGAAAGATGAAAATCTTGTGGTAAACTTCAAAATCATTACCTCCAATTATGATACTATCGACCTATTAAATTTAGTATACCGACAGATTGTAAATTGAATGTTAAGGTTTTGTAAGGTTAATTTTTCTATTTTTGGAAGGGAATAATTCTTATTAAATTTATGGCATTATGAGGACAAATCCAGTGTTTTTTAGGCAATGGAAAGTAGAAATGATGAGTTTTCGTAAGTTTTTCGCAAGATTCCAATAATTATTGTGATTAAGCTTTCGTTCTATACTTAGTGTGTTATGATAGGGGCAATGGTTCGTGTAATAGACAGCCATCATAATTACATTCAGTTTCATCACCTAAACATTTACATAAAATTTTACGATGAGTCATCACAAATAATCTAACTCCCGTTGCTACGATTTGGGCAGGAGCGCGGAAAGCAGAGGGAGTGTTATACGATGAATGATGTAAAAGCAGTAATGGAACTGACGGACTATTCTCTTTTGGATGGTGTTTCGACAGGGATTTTAATTATTAATTCCCAACAGGAAATTATGTTTCTAAATAAGAGTTTAAGTGAAAAGCTTCATATAGAGCCAAGTATGCTAATCGGAAAAAACACATTAAGTCCATTTTTACAGATTCTTTCAGAAGATGAAGACGGTATGATGGATCAATTTTTATTTGATGAGGAGCTTTGTGAAACTCATTTGTTTCAATGCAGGGTCCGCAATGAAGAGACCATCAGGTTGTTTGAATTAAGCAAGAGTGTCGTTTGTGATACTCAGGGAGATTGGAAATATTCGATCATCACCATTTCAGATATGACGGCCACTTTAATGGACGAACCTCATTATAGAGAGGCTGAACACCGCTTCGATACATTGATTCAAGCCATGGATGAGCTGATTTTCACAGTCAATACAGATCATATCTATACTGGTTTGTATGGGAAGTGGATGGATCGTCATCATCCGGAAGGAAATAGAATTATCGGGAAACGAGTAGAAGATGTAGTGAGATTTACACCTGACTCCAAGCACAAAGCTGCCATGGATGCTGCTTTTAATGGTTCTTCCTATATTTATGAATGCGAGATGGAGATCAATGGCAAGTCAGTCGACTTTCACGTTTCTGTTTCTCCTATTAGAAATGATGACGGTACCATTCTCTCCATTCTTGGGGTTGCAAGGGATATCACGGCCGAGAACACCCTTAAAAAGGATCTGAAGGCAAGCCAGGATCTTTATCAGAAGCTGATTGAGCACTCTCCTGAAATGATTTTTGTCCAGCAGGATGAAAAAGTGGAATACATGAATCCCGCAGGCGTGAAATTGCTGAAAGGAGATTCAGCCTATGATTTTATTGGCAAATCTATTTATGACTTCATTCACCATGAATATCATGGAATAGTCAAACAGCGGATTGCTCAGCTTCATGTAAATAGAAATATTGGCGTTTTGGAAGAAAAGTTCATTTGCCTTGATGGTACGATCCTATTTTTGGAGGTTCATGCGACACAAATCTCTATGAATAATCAAACAGGCTCACTAGTATTTGCAAGAGATGTTTCATTAAGAAGGGAAGCAATCCAATCGTTCGTTCAAAGTGAGGAAAAGTTCAGGCAGCTCGCAGAAAATATAAGCGATATTTTCTGGATCAAAGACATTACATCAGAGTGTTTTACCTACATCAGTCCTGGTTTTGAGAAATTAATCGGGATCTCCCCACAAACTATCTCACATCATGATTTGTCACCCTTGGAGTCTTATAAAATCGAACAAGATAATATTGATAGTGCCGATGAAAACGGGAAGATGGTCTCTTATAATATTAAACTTCCAAATGGAGAGCGCCGCTGGATTAAGGAAAGAGTCTTTTATGTCAGGAATACTGACAGCCACATGACAAGGATTGCTGGCGTTGCAGAGGACATCACATATTTAAAAGAAAGAGAAGAGCTATTGCAAAAGCAAAAAAAGCTGTTGATGCTGCAAAACCTTGCAGCCGGTATCGCCCATGAGGTGCGAAACCCGCTTACAAGTATTAAAGGGTTCCTGCAATTGATGAATGATCGGATTCCTGATCATTATTATCAATTGATGGAATTAGAGATTCTTAATATTGAAAAGTTTATTGAGCAAATATTGCAGCTAGGCAAGAATGGGAATTCACAGTTGAATCCAGTCGTAATAGTCGACTTGCTGGAAGAAGCTGTCTATAAAAATCGGGATGCAGAATCCAGGTTAAGCCTGAATGCAACGGGATTGACACGAGAGACGAAGCTGCTTGGCAACGAACAGCAGATGATCGATATATTGAATAACTTAATTGAAAACGCAATGGATTCAATCGAAAATCTTCCATTTGCAAAAGTAGTAGTGGAAGCAGTCACCGAAAATGACTTAGTCCTTATAAATATCAAAGATAACGGAAAAGGAATCAGTCCCGAAAGACTGAAAACACTTGGAGAACCCCACTTTGCCAATCATGAAAAAGGAATCGGGCTTGGATGGATGATTTGCAAGAAATTAATCGAAGTCCATAAAGGACAGCTGACCATTCAAAGCAAACTCAACGAAGGTACAACCGTGACAATCACATTGCCAATTTTATAGAGGGCTGTAGAAGCACAAGGACGATTTTGTGCTTCTTTTTTATGGAATGGAGGCAAAAAAGCAATTGGTACAAATAACCAAATATTTATCCTAATCAGCTTATATGTTACCCTTAAATAGACAATACCTTTTTAGGGAGTGAGAAACCATGAGCGAACAAACACAAGTTGATTTTCTTCAAAAAATATCTGATAAGATTCTTTTAGAGAAACAACGGCTCATTAAACACAAAACTCAGCTGAATTCCCACCAAACATCAACCAGAATTGACTCCCAGCTACAAGAGTGGCGTGAGAATATCGTTGACATATATGCACTTTCTGTTGCGAGTGATTTAGAAACTACATTCGAAGTATTAAAGGAATGGGGGCGGGAAGCAGTAGATACGTTAGTGAACTACAACCTTCCGCTGGAGATTGCTCTCGATGAAGTCAGAGACTATAGAAACCTTATAGGACACATAATCAAGGATGAAGCGATTGAGCTTAATTTGCCAATAGCCGACTTTTATGAATTATTATCTGACTTTGATGCCGTAGTTGACCGCGCTGTACATTGGTTAAGCATATCCTACACACGAATGTTCTACACTCGAATTAATGTAGCAGAAGCCTCTGCGCTGGAATTGTCCATTCCAGTCATTAAAATTTCAGATAAGATTGGCGTACTCCCTATTATAGGGGATATAGATACCCAGAGAGCTCAAGAATTGATGAACAAAGCTCTGATGAAAAGCAGTGAATATTCATTGGAACATTTAATCATTGACCTCTCGGGTGTGCCGATTATTGATACCATGGTTGCTGACAGGATCTTCAAAGTAGTAAGAGCATTGTCACTGTTAGGAATAAATACAATACTCTCTGGTATTCGCCCAGAGATCGCGCAAACCATGGTTAATTTAGGCGTTAATGTTTCGGACATCCCGGTAACCTCGGACTTGCATATGGCTATGGAGAGGTTATTGAAAGTAAAGATTGCTTAAGTTTAAAATAGGCTCTCCTTGATCATTAATGATTAGGAGGGCTTTTGTTTTGGGGATTTGAGGCCGCATTAGGGTGTATTTAGGGGGTAAAGATACCCTTTGGGAAGGGTTCGTGGTCACATAAGGGTATCTTTTAGGGATAGAGATACCCTTTGGGAGGGATTTGAGGTCACATAAGGGTACCTTTCAGGGATAAAGATACCCTTTGGAAGCGGTATGAGGTCACATAAGGGTACCATTCAGGGGTAAAGGTACCCTTTGAGGTGAGTTTGAAGCCAGATAAGGGTATCATTCGGGGGTGAAAATACCCTTTGATGAGGCTTAGAGTTTACATAAGGACATCTTTCAGTAATGGGCACGCATCCGGCTTCTCATAATTCCGCATGTACTGGTTGTTTTGTAAATTGTAATAGAGAAGACAGAGACCAACCGTAAAGTGGAGAACAGACTCTTTATAAAGCCCCCAACTTAGTGGCAGAAAGTGCACCGGCTTTATTGGCAAACTCAGTATACTCCTTTAATTCAGCTTCATTGTTAGGGATACCATTGTCATGAAAACGGGATAGAAGGGCCGCCATGAACGCGTCACCGGCACCTGTTGTGTCAATCGCCTTTACCGGAATTCCAGGGACATGTACGATCCTATTTTTATGTATGGCGTATGCGCCGTCCTTTCCTCTAGTGACAAATAGGAAAGGGATCTTCAATTGTGCAATATACTCTAAACCGGTTTCAAGAGTGTCTGTTTCTGTTAAAAATTGCAATTCTTCTTCCGTCATTTTTACGATATCGGCTTTTTGAACAAAGGAAAGAATCGTTTCTCTGCACTGGCTCTCACCTTCCCATCGCTTCAGCCGGATATTGGTATCGAATGCAATGTTCAAATTTTCTTCTCTTGCATAGTGGATAGCCTGTTCCGTTGTTTTTCTGGCAATAGGGTGAAAAAGAGTGCCAGATCCAAAGTAAAATAGCTTACTTTTTTGAAAAGGGCCGTTATCAAGTTCCCCTGCAGTGATCCACTCATCAGGCGTTTCGTTCACATACGAGTGGAAATAACGTTCTCCCAGCTCGTTTAAGTAGATATAAACCGAGCAAATTTCTTTATTCGAATCATAAGAACAAAAAGAAAGATCAACCTTTTCCTTCGTTAATTCGCTCTCAACAAATTTACTGCTCTCATCCCTTCCCAATTTGCATAAATAATACGATGGAATGCCATGTCTGCTAACCCCGACTGCCACATTAACAGTGGCTCCCCCTAATAATCGCTGAAACGTTGTATTGGAGAAATCCGTTGCGATCAAATCAACGATTACTTCGCCCAGTGATATAATCCCGTGCTTTTTCAAAGTGCTGCTCCTTCCGTTCATAAAAGATTTATGAATAGTTTACCAGCTAATTAAGCTGCTTGGAAAGCGTGTGAGACATAGGGGACTGAGAACCGTCCGGTTGCCCCGGCGCAAACCGTCTCTGTGACCTATCCACAAGTCCTATCCTCCATAGTTTCTTAGTAGTATTTTCATGACCTATAGTATGTATTTTGCCCTTGCGTGAGAGGTAAAACAGAGGAGACTCACGTATTCTTTCCTTGAAACAAGATTTTTCGAGGAGGGTTATGTATAGATGAAAAAACGGAAGCTCGTGACGGCTGTATGTTCGACGCTGCTGGCTGGCCAGGTTTTGTTAACAAGCGGTATCCATGCTGATGAAGTAAAAGGCCCTGTGACCGCAGAGGGAATCCAAGAGGATCATGAGTCCCATCTGTATGATGTCCGAAATGTGGTAAACACTGTTCTGCCGAACCAGAATCAACTTGATGCGGCTAACAAACTGATTCAATCAATCGGTTCCGGAACGAAGATTAAGTGGAACAACCTGTTTGGCACCCCATCAACCGTTATTAAAGAAAATGGATATTTAACAGCTCCTTCTAATGAGAGCGCTGAGACGATTGCCCGCAACTGGTTAAAGGAAAATGCAGCGCTATATGGTCTTCAGCCCTCGGACATCGACTCATTTGTGGTAAGCAAAAATTTCGAAATGCCAGGAACTGGGTTGCGTCCCGTTACCCTCCAGCAGACATTTGATGGCATTGAGTCAGTGTACGGAGGGCGTGTGATCATCGCCGTCAATAAAGATGGCCAAATCCTTTCCGCAGCCGGAAATCTAAGCCGTAAAACAAGCCTGATTGCAGACTTCCAGCTTTCAGAAGCGGATGCGTTAAAGAAAGCAGTGGATCTGGAATTGCCAGGCGTAAGCTTTGTTTCAAAGCTGTTGCGTACGGAAAACGGCTGGGCCGTTTTTGATGGAGGAGAGGTACTGCCGGCTGAGCAGCGTGTGAAGAAGGCAACCTTTATAACGGAGGATGGTGTCCGGCCAGCGTTTCGGGTGCTTTTCATCAAGGAGCTGAATGAAGGCTTTGAGATGGTGATCGATGCCGCAAACGGCAAGCTTTTATATCAGCGTTCCTTAGTTGATTATCTACTTGAAACAGAGGGACTCATCTTTGAGAACTATCCTGGTGCGCCAGCTGGCGGAACACAGGTTGCGAAGTCATTTAAAGGAGATCCAAAGGCGTCACCAAAAGGCTGGCTCATTCCGGGCACAAGCCTGGGATTGACGACATTCGGAAACAATGCCAACTCGTATGCGAATTGGAGCAACTTTTTAGTCCCCGCGGATCAGGCTGTCCGTCCACTTGCATTAGATGGCGATTTTAGCTTCATATTTAAAAACGCCTGGCAAAAAACAAACGGGCAAACGACACCACCATCCTATGCCGAGGACTTAAACAGTGCAGCGACGAACTTGTTTTACCATCATAATCTGTTCCACGACTATTTCTATAATCTTGGATGGACAGAGGCGGCTGGCAACCTGCAGCTTTCCAACTTCGGAAAAGGCGGAGTGGACGGTGATGCAGTCTTGGGACTTGTTCAGGCAGGAGCGCTGTCAGGAGGGGAGCCAACATATACGGGGCGAGATAATGCCTACATGCTGACACTGCCAGATGGAATACCGGCTTGGAGTGGAATGTTCCTTTGGGAACCGATTCCAGGGTCATTTGAAGGGCAATATGCAGACGGAGATTTTGACGCCGGAATCATTTATCATGAATACGCCCATGCGTTGACGAATCGTTTCGTTGCCGGCGGGGAAGCACTCGGCAGCCATCAATCAGGTTCGATGGGAGAAGGCTGGGGCGACTTCTTTGGAATGCACTATCTTGTTAAAAAAGGATTGCAGGAAAAGCCAATTGTTGGAGCATATGTGACAGGGAACGCAGAACGAGGCATCCGCAGTTATGCACTTGATGAGGCACCATACAATTATGGGGATGTTGGCTATGATGTCGGCGGCCCAGAGGTTCACTCAGACGGCGATATTTGGGCATCGATTTTATGGCATGTAAGAGATACATTGATTGATAGACTAGGGAAAACGGAAGCAGAATCAGTCATCGAGCATCTTGTCATGGATGCGATGCCAATCTCCGTTCCTGACCCATCAATGGAAGACATGAGAACCGCCATCATCGCAGCAGATTTTGAACGCTATGATGGAAAGCACTATGAAGCTCTATGGACCGCATTCGCACAACGGGGCTTAGGGGCCAATGCATTATCCAAGGGCGGTGATGATACGGATCCAGTTCCTGGGTTCAACCATCCAGATGGACAGCGAAATGGACAGTTAATTGGTAAGGTCGTTAACGCTGCTACGAATAAACCGATCAAGGATGCACGAATCATCATCGGTGAATTCGAGGCAAGAACAAGCCCAATTGCGATATCCGGGCAAAAGGGTGACTTTGGGGCATATATAACAGAAGGAACCTACGACATTACGATTCAGGCAAAAGGCTTCGGATCCAGGACCATTCGTGATGTAGCCATCAAGGCAGGGGAGAAGAACCGTTTAACGTTCACCATTGGGCCAAACGTCGCTTCGTCCTTTAACGGGGCAGCGATTTCCAACGTATCTGGATCATCGGACAGCAACCCGGTTAAGTTTGCGATTGACGACACGGAAGCCAGTGTGTTCGCATCAAATACGCAGGAAAATGGGTTCCTTGGTGCGGACTTCACCGTTGACCTTGCGGGAGATGAGCCAGTGGAAATTTCTCATGTTCAAGTGAGTGCCATGAAGGATATCTCAGGTTCACGATTTGCCACATTGAAAAACTTCAGCCTGCAGACGTCAATTGACGGTGAAAACTTCACAACCGTCTGGAAAGGAAAGTTTGAAGCCGGGAAGCCAAGACCAACGGTAGCCGACCTTCACTACCAGGGAATCGATCTTCCGCAGCCAGTTGAGGCAAAATACCTTAAATTTGTCGCACATGATGCGCAGGACAATGCAAAAGGCTTCGTTCAAGTGGCTGAAGTGCAAGCCTTCTCTGAGCAAAAATCCAAGATTGAACCGCTTAAACTAGAACCAGAAGCATCGTTTGCAGCTGAAGGCATGGTTCAGGCAGGGAATGCAGGAACAGGAATCGGAAGTCTGGCAGGTGTACCAGCGACTCTCGCCGTTACAGAGAATGAGTTCGTGACAACGCAAAACCCAGAGCCGGCATCCCAGGGGGCAGATGGATATGTTGTGACCCTTCCAGAGCAATATGGGGATGGCATCCATAACTTCACACTAAAAGGAAGCAATGACGGGTCATATGACTATGATGTCTACTTCTATAATAAAAACTTTGAGTTGATTGGAAGTGTCGCTACATCTGGGGCTGACGAAACAGGGGTCATCCCTGGCGGCACACGCTATGTGTATGTCGGATTATATTCGGGAGCAAATGTACCGTTTACTTTTACAGCTGCTAGTCCTTATTAGGGATTATGATAAAAGAAATAACAACCGGAATAGCATGTTAAATCGCATAGGATTTAGCATGCTGTTTTTTTGCCGGCTGTTATATTGCATAGAATCTAAAGGGTTTGGTAAACCCGCTAGTTGAGGAGAAACTTTTTAAAAGATTTATCCAATTTTCTCCGCTAATTCTAAAATAATTCCCTCTGGACCCCGAACGTAGCATAGCTTATAACTTTCTTCATATTGCTGGATCTCACTAAAGATTTCAGTGCCCCTATTTTTCAATTTGGCAACAATGGCTTCAATATCTTCAACAGAGAAGCAAATATGTTGGATACCTAGCGTATTAGCAAAAGGTTGCTGAATCCCTTTTTCATCGGATGGTGTATGAAATTTGACTAACTCTATCCATACCTGACCATCTGGCATCCCAAGTCCTACACATGTCGTTTTAACATCATTTAGCCCAACTATTCTGTCCAACTGTTCTCCAGCCATTTCCCATTCCGCCTGCACTTCAAGTCCTAAATCAATAAAAAACGCCTTAGCCTCTGTTAGATCATTTACATTTATACTTACATGATCGATTCTTTTTATCTTCATATCTCACACCTCTTCTATTCCTGATATTTTTAAACCCAGTATGCGTGTTAGGACTATCTGAAATTCTAATTCGCTTAAAACGGGAATTCTCCTTCAACAAACCAGGCCTGAAGGATGTCGATACATAAGATGCTGATCCTTCCCGGGTAAAACCATCTGAACTTTCAAAAGATTTATATTCATTTAATAATACGGTTTATATATAATACAGTGTAAGAATTACATATTATCGTTAACCAAAAGGGGGTAGTTATATGGAAAACTTTTATCTGTTTGTCCTCATGTGTATTTTTCTCATTATTTTACCTGGTCCCGATACTGCCATTGCGACAAAAAATACAATTGCCATTGGGAGAATCGGAGGATTTAAAACAGTTTTAGGCACTTGTTGCGCCCTTATGATCCACACTTCTGCTGCTGTATTAGGACTTTCGGCAATCATTGTAAAATCAGCGTTATTATTTTCTATCTTCAAATTCGCAGGTGCAGTTTACTTAATTTATCTTGGTGTCAGAACCTTATGGTCTTTGAGAAAAAAAGAAGAAGCAGCCACCGCTGAAGTGATCACCAAAACCCACCCTGAAAACGCATCCTGTTTTAAACAAGGTTTCCTTACCAATATTCTAAATCCCAAAGTGGCTGTCTTTTTCTTAACCTTTTTGCCTCAGTTCGTGGAACCTGGAAGTAATACCTTTATTCCGTTCCTTATGATGGGCATCACTTATACTGTATTGACTGCGGTTTGGTTTGTGCTTTATGTCTCCTTAATCAATCAAATTAGCGCTTTTATGAAAAAACCTAAAACACAAAATATTATTGAAGGAATCACAGGTGCAATACTGATAGGTTTTGGGATAAAACTAGCTCTAGAAAAGGCACATAATTAAGGTGGGTAAGCCCTTTGATTTTAACGATATCAAGGGGTTTTTTTTGTTGGGTAACTAAAATCCGAAAGACTGAAAATGACCTCTCGCTATTTAATGAATTTAAATTACAACTTCCTCAATAATTGAATTTCCCTCAGTTTGTTCTGCATCTAGCCATTTCCATTTCTCAAACAGCCTGATCCGACCGTTAGACAGGATTTCAGGAGTTGATACACATTCTCCTCCTCTAATTTCATTTTTTCTATTAATGTGGTTATACCTAAACTCTAAACATCCATCTTCATTAACAATACCAATTAGTAAGCCTTTGACAATTTCTCCTCCACTGTACGTTGCTGAGATAATATTCCCTTCTTGCTTATATCTAAAGGTTGTTTTTGAAGATACTTCGCCGTTAGCAGTATTATCAATTGATACAAATGTACGATTGTGATAATTAATCATATTTTTCTCCCCTTAATGTTTCTATCCTGGTTACGACCAAGAAGAATACAGAAATTGAAATGACTTCATATGTGATGAGTTCCATATATACATCATAAATGGCAAATCCCATATAACACAATGCAGTCATTTAATCTCTTTTTCGCCGCGTCGTTAGTAAGGTATCAGACCTGAAACCTCCATTGAGTAACAGAGGGCTAAAAGTCCCAAAATTATATAGAAGAATTTAAATTTTAGTTTTCTATAGTGTTAATGTGATATAGTTGAATTAAATTAGTAACAGGTCCTATAAGTTAGTTGTAAAAGGTTTTCAGGATTGGATTTCGGTTTATGAAACAAACTTTATTCGTCATGGAGGGTGTACTTTGCTAACTAACCATTTAGATTTCAGACTTGAACCAAAGGTCAGAGAATTATATGAAGAACATAAGAAAAGGGCGGAGAAGATAGACTGGGGCTATCACGAATTTCTGCCATGGGATAAGGCACAGGATTTCAGACGTGTTCCATGGGACGAAAGCCAGGTAACCCTGCCTGCATCTGTAATTACGGCTGTTGAAACAGCTCTCTTAACAGAAGTGAATCTGCCGTGGTTCACCTCTTATCTGGATCAGACCTTCAAAGGATCATTAACGGTCATCAAGGATTTCGTCCATACCTGGACAGCAGAAGAGGATCAGCATTCAAACCTTCTAGAAACATATCTGCTAATCACGCGTAATGTCAATCCGGACAGGCTTCATCAGCTGCATAAGCAAACCGTGGAAAATGGCTGGAACCCTGACTTCCATACGCCATTTGAGACGATGGTTTATACATCTCTGCAGGAGCTGGCCACCATGGTTTTTTATAATAATGTGGCAAAGGTAGCAGGGCCGCACGATCGGGATTTGTCCAGCCTGCTGCGGCGCCTGGCAAAGGACGAGACCTTGCATTATGCTTTTTACCGGGATGTCATAAAATATCATCTGCAATTGGAGCCTAATTACTGTTACTACCTGGGGAATGTCATCATGAATTTCAAAATGCCAGGTGCCGTCATGCCTGACTTTGAA belongs to Mesobacillus sp. AQ2 and includes:
- a CDS encoding M36 family metallopeptidase, whose product is MKKRKLVTAVCSTLLAGQVLLTSGIHADEVKGPVTAEGIQEDHESHLYDVRNVVNTVLPNQNQLDAANKLIQSIGSGTKIKWNNLFGTPSTVIKENGYLTAPSNESAETIARNWLKENAALYGLQPSDIDSFVVSKNFEMPGTGLRPVTLQQTFDGIESVYGGRVIIAVNKDGQILSAAGNLSRKTSLIADFQLSEADALKKAVDLELPGVSFVSKLLRTENGWAVFDGGEVLPAEQRVKKATFITEDGVRPAFRVLFIKELNEGFEMVIDAANGKLLYQRSLVDYLLETEGLIFENYPGAPAGGTQVAKSFKGDPKASPKGWLIPGTSLGLTTFGNNANSYANWSNFLVPADQAVRPLALDGDFSFIFKNAWQKTNGQTTPPSYAEDLNSAATNLFYHHNLFHDYFYNLGWTEAAGNLQLSNFGKGGVDGDAVLGLVQAGALSGGEPTYTGRDNAYMLTLPDGIPAWSGMFLWEPIPGSFEGQYADGDFDAGIIYHEYAHALTNRFVAGGEALGSHQSGSMGEGWGDFFGMHYLVKKGLQEKPIVGAYVTGNAERGIRSYALDEAPYNYGDVGYDVGGPEVHSDGDIWASILWHVRDTLIDRLGKTEAESVIEHLVMDAMPISVPDPSMEDMRTAIIAADFERYDGKHYEALWTAFAQRGLGANALSKGGDDTDPVPGFNHPDGQRNGQLIGKVVNAATNKPIKDARIIIGEFEARTSPIAISGQKGDFGAYITEGTYDITIQAKGFGSRTIRDVAIKAGEKNRLTFTIGPNVASSFNGAAISNVSGSSDSNPVKFAIDDTEASVFASNTQENGFLGADFTVDLAGDEPVEISHVQVSAMKDISGSRFATLKNFSLQTSIDGENFTTVWKGKFEAGKPRPTVADLHYQGIDLPQPVEAKYLKFVAHDAQDNAKGFVQVAEVQAFSEQKSKIEPLKLEPEASFAAEGMVQAGNAGTGIGSLAGVPATLAVTENEFVTTQNPEPASQGADGYVVTLPEQYGDGIHNFTLKGSNDGSYDYDVYFYNKNFELIGSVATSGADETGVIPGGTRYVYVGLYSGANVPFTFTAASPY
- a CDS encoding acyl-ACP desaturase, which encodes MLTNHLDFRLEPKVRELYEEHKKRAEKIDWGYHEFLPWDKAQDFRRVPWDESQVTLPASVITAVETALLTEVNLPWFTSYLDQTFKGSLTVIKDFVHTWTAEEDQHSNLLETYLLITRNVNPDRLHQLHKQTVENGWNPDFHTPFETMVYTSLQELATMVFYNNVAKVAGPHDRDLSSLLRRLAKDETLHYAFYRDVIKYHLQLEPNYCYYLGNVIMNFKMPGAVMPDFEDRMSIIAKEANYGPLEYFDQVLDVIVDYWEIEKLRPIAPEAEKARLDILRYHARLKRVRDRFYKTK
- a CDS encoding VOC family protein encodes the protein MKIKRIDHVSINVNDLTEAKAFFIDLGLEVQAEWEMAGEQLDRIVGLNDVKTTCVGLGMPDGQVWIELVKFHTPSDEKGIQQPFANTLGIQHICFSVEDIEAIVAKLKNRGTEIFSEIQQYEESYKLCYVRGPEGIILELAEKIG
- a CDS encoding LysE family translocator, with the protein product MENFYLFVLMCIFLIILPGPDTAIATKNTIAIGRIGGFKTVLGTCCALMIHTSAAVLGLSAIIVKSALLFSIFKFAGAVYLIYLGVRTLWSLRKKEEAATAEVITKTHPENASCFKQGFLTNILNPKVAVFFLTFLPQFVEPGSNTFIPFLMMGITYTVLTAVWFVLYVSLINQISAFMKKPKTQNIIEGITGAILIGFGIKLALEKAHN
- a CDS encoding n-acetylglutamate synthase, which encodes MINYHNRTFVSIDNTANGEVSSKTTFRYKQEGNIISATYSGGEIVKGLLIGIVNEDGCLEFRYNHINRKNEIRGGECVSTPEILSNGRIRLFEKWKWLDAEQTEGNSIIEEVVI